A single region of the Glycine max cultivar Williams 82 chromosome 20, Glycine_max_v4.0, whole genome shotgun sequence genome encodes:
- the LOC100790942 gene encoding AT-hook motif nuclear-localized protein 17: MVEPRTIVPLSSIVHHHYLASPLAKKKVGRPLGSKNKPKLSHVISQANVQVQKPIYIEVPNNLDVIEAMVQFAHHHKVSITVLSASGTIASVTLNYTDSYASTFTLYGPFSLISLTGTYINNTAISSSSSSCNLDHPCCFRISFSTISGQSIIGFVRGKLVAANGVIVMATIVNNLEVHKDVINNNSKEWDDDNNNPNTYI; encoded by the coding sequence ATGGTTGAACCTAGAACTATAGTTCCTTTATCCTCTATTGTTCATCACCACTATCTTGCATCTCCACTAGCAAAGAAAAAAGTTGGTAGGCCCCTAGGCTCAAAGAACAAGCCAAAGCTATCCCATGTGATTAGCCAAGCCAATGTGCAAGTCCAAAAACCCATTTACATTGAAGTCCCTAATAACTTGGATGTGATTGAGGCAATGGTCCAATTTGCTCATCACCACAAAGTCAGTATCACAGTGCTAAGCGCATCAGGAACTATTGCCAGTGTCACTCTTAATTACACTGATTCTTATGCTTCTACTTTCACTCTTTATGGACCTTTCTCATTAATTTCCCTTACTGGAACCTATATTAATAATACCGCTATCTCTAGTTCTTCATCGTCATGTAATCTTGATCACCCTTGTTGTTTTAGGATTTCCTTTTCTACAATTTCAGGTCAAAGCATTATTGGGTTTGTTAGAGGAAAGCTTGTGGCAGCTAATGGGGTTATTGTGATGGCTACTATTGTCAACAACCTTGAGGTTCACAAGGATGTGATCAATAACAATAGTAAAGAATGGGATGATGATAACAATAACCCTAACACATATATATGA